A single Equus quagga isolate Etosha38 chromosome 8, UCLA_HA_Equagga_1.0, whole genome shotgun sequence DNA region contains:
- the NDUFB2 gene encoding NADH dehydrogenase [ubiquinone] 1 beta subcomplex subunit 2, mitochondrial gives MSSLTRVAPFVRLGGRLFLGRRVRAAGGGGVRHAGGDVHIQPRYRQFPQLTRSQVIQAEFFSATMWFWILWRFWHDSDAVLGHFPYPDPSQWTDEELGILPDDED, from the exons ATGTCTTCTCTGACGCGGGTGGCGCCGTTCGTTCGCCTTGGAGGCCGCCTCTTCCTAGGCCGCCGCGTACGGGCGGCTGGAGGCGGTGGAGTCCGTCA TGCCGGTGGCGACGTGCACATCCAGCCCCGGTACAGGCAGTTCCCCCAGCTGACCAGATCCCAAGTGATCCAGGCCGAGTTCTTCAGTGCAACCATGTGGTTCTGGATTCTCTGGCGCTTTTGGCACGACTCAGACGCTGTACTG GGTCACTTTCCATATCCAGATCCTTCTCAGTGGACAGATGAGGAATTAGGCATCCTTCCTGATGATGAAGACTGA